Proteins encoded together in one Candidatus Xianfuyuplasma coldseepsis window:
- a CDS encoding FeoA family protein, with protein MNIIDLKRGEKARVLTMQQLSKKYVERLMDVGIYESAEVTLLNILAMGRLYLLEVDDIEICIRREDAARIEVQKP; from the coding sequence ATGAACATTATTGATTTAAAACGCGGCGAAAAAGCACGTGTCCTAACCATGCAACAACTATCAAAAAAATATGTTGAACGTCTGATGGATGTCGGTATTTATGAGAGCGCTGAAGTGACGCTTTTGAATATCCTCGCCATGGGACGTTTATATTTGTTGGAAGTCGATGATATTGAAATATGTATTCGACGCGAGGATGCTGCACGTATCGAGGTCCAAAAGCCATGA
- the coaD gene encoding pantetheine-phosphate adenylyltransferase: protein MKKAVYPGSFDPITYGHIDIAKRALKVFDKLIIMITVNPNKTNALFSAEERIEMVRESMKECMDRIEITTCEVLTVTKTLELGSHHIVRGLRAVTDFEYEFQMTHANRVLAKKVDSIFFMTDNEYSFLSSNTVKEIAQFKGELKTFVPACVEEKLRQKFN from the coding sequence ATGAAAAAAGCAGTATATCCCGGAAGTTTTGATCCGATAACCTACGGTCACATTGATATCGCAAAACGAGCGCTAAAAGTATTCGACAAATTGATTATCATGATTACTGTAAATCCCAATAAGACCAATGCGCTATTTAGTGCGGAAGAGCGGATTGAAATGGTACGAGAAAGCATGAAAGAATGCATGGATAGGATCGAGATTACCACCTGTGAGGTGTTAACAGTAACCAAAACCTTAGAACTTGGGTCACACCATATTGTTCGGGGATTGCGCGCGGTAACCGATTTCGAATACGAGTTCCAAATGACCCATGCCAATCGTGTTCTAGCTAAAAAAGTTGATAGTATCTTCTTTATGACCGATAACGAATATTCTTTCTTATCGAGTAACACCGTCAAGGAAATCGCTCAATTTAAAGGCGAATTAAAGACGTTTGTGCCAGCTTGTGTCGAAGAAAAATTACGTCAAAAATTCAATTAA
- a CDS encoding replication protein produces MKKRNRNWLLTNNYKEEKPMTNEELLKYIENIKGFKYTAFQLEEGKNGTQHHQIYISFENAKSFETIKKLFPKAHIEYMQGTPKQASDYCTKEDTRISEVVISGELPQQGKRSDLEDIYSMIKEGYSIREIKETYSSQYIRYRTNINNTMQEHLEEQFKETFREICARYLVDEPGVGKTRYIMEKYGYQNVYRVSNYKHPFDGYKGEPVIVFEEFRSSLPVEQMLNYLDGYPMRLPARYGDKVACYTEVYIVSNWDYKQQYANVREEHPSTMRAFDRRIALCGNLEQIKQFDKDQEEIKNLF; encoded by the coding sequence GTGAAAAAAAGGAATAGAAATTGGCTGTTAACTAACAACTATAAAGAAGAAAAGCCAATGACAAATGAAGAATTATTGAAGTATATCGAAAACATCAAAGGATTCAAATATACTGCTTTTCAGTTGGAGGAAGGAAAAAACGGAACCCAACATCATCAAATATATATCAGTTTCGAGAATGCCAAATCATTTGAGACCATAAAGAAACTATTTCCAAAGGCTCATATAGAGTATATGCAAGGTACACCCAAACAAGCAAGTGATTATTGTACCAAAGAAGATACCAGAATATCAGAGGTTGTCATATCTGGTGAATTACCCCAACAAGGTAAACGCAGTGATCTAGAAGATATTTACTCCATGATAAAGGAAGGCTACTCCATAAGAGAGATAAAAGAGACCTATTCAAGCCAATACATTCGATATCGAACCAATATCAACAATACCATGCAAGAACACTTGGAAGAACAGTTCAAAGAAACATTTCGAGAGATTTGTGCGAGATATTTAGTAGATGAACCAGGAGTCGGAAAAACTCGCTACATCATGGAAAAATACGGCTATCAGAATGTCTATCGAGTCTCCAACTACAAACACCCATTCGACGGCTACAAGGGAGAACCAGTCATTGTATTCGAAGAGTTTCGCAGTTCTCTCCCAGTCGAACAAATGCTCAATTATCTAGACGGCTACCCCATGCGACTACCTGCTCGTTATGGTGATAAAGTCGCTTGTTATACAGAAGTTTACATTGTCAGTAATTGGGACTACAAACAACAATATGCCAATGTTCGCGAGGAACACCCAAGCACCATGAGAGCATTCGACAGACGAATCGCTCTCTGTGGAAACCTCGAACAAATCAAGCAATTTGACAAAGACCAAGAAGAAATCAAAAATCTATTCTAA
- a CDS encoding helix-turn-helix domain-containing protein, whose translation MLDLMQIGSKIATYRNQHNMTQHDLAETLYVTHQAVSKWEKGKSMPNIDILYELTKLFHISIDELLNDTEINDNDYDDLFESYPRHIVISKFLQSTTKPEDLDHIFYRLTKPERLRIVQHLIHHPDELTVKDIWHYLNHPERTYLLSVILSGKLDYDLRSIYMQLSDQEQRLVHSKYTEGHYPYKMPNYHIHL comes from the coding sequence ATGCTCGACTTAATGCAGATTGGCAGTAAAATTGCCACCTATCGAAATCAACACAACATGACCCAACATGACCTCGCTGAAACCTTGTATGTTACCCATCAAGCCGTCAGCAAATGGGAAAAAGGAAAGAGTATGCCGAACATCGACATTCTCTACGAACTCACCAAGTTGTTCCACATATCGATTGACGAGTTATTAAATGATACGGAAATCAACGACAATGACTACGATGATTTATTTGAATCATATCCCCGTCATATTGTCATCTCCAAGTTCTTGCAAAGCACTACGAAGCCTGAAGATCTTGATCACATCTTCTATCGCTTAACCAAACCAGAGCGACTTCGTATCGTCCAGCACTTAATTCATCATCCCGATGAACTAACCGTCAAAGACATCTGGCACTACTTAAATCATCCCGAACGCACGTATCTGTTGAGCGTAATCCTCAGTGGAAAGCTCGATTACGACCTTCGCTCCATTTACATGCAATTATCGGATCAAGAGCAACGTCTTGTACACAGTAAATACACCGAAGGGCATTACCCCTATAAAATGCCCAACTATCACATTCATTTATAA
- a CDS encoding tyrosine-type recombinase/integrase has protein sequence MKLKQAIKSYEKYIQVTKSKGTYRFTKGKTKTLLDYFGNTDCELIDRAFILDFILFLRDRNHKITNASINKYIGLLLRILKNECDIIVKFDKLPEEKKMIKVIPDNVIQKVFNYLDNDLYPEFLRNLVMFHLLLDTGLRISELLSLRIQNFDFETRTILVTTTKTKVDRYVFYSPETQILLTQYIVRQKIDSHIFINLTTREPLSVDRVQKICQNLQQKIKTRYSISPHKWRHTFATKFVSKNGNMEVLRILLGHTTLLTTQKYLHINAEKLRMEYERVNYLSGLRA, from the coding sequence ATGAAATTAAAACAGGCTATCAAATCATATGAGAAATACATTCAAGTCACAAAATCAAAAGGTACCTACCGATTCACAAAAGGAAAAACCAAAACCTTATTAGACTACTTTGGCAATACCGATTGTGAATTGATTGATAGAGCATTTATTCTCGACTTCATTCTCTTTTTGAGAGATAGAAACCACAAGATAACAAATGCCTCTATAAACAAGTATATCGGCCTATTACTTCGTATTTTGAAGAATGAATGTGATATCATTGTCAAGTTCGATAAACTCCCTGAAGAGAAGAAAATGATTAAGGTTATACCTGATAATGTCATACAAAAGGTATTCAATTACCTAGACAATGATTTATACCCTGAGTTCTTACGAAACCTAGTCATGTTCCATTTACTCCTTGATACTGGTTTACGCATTAGTGAATTGCTATCGCTTCGAATCCAAAACTTCGATTTTGAAACTCGTACCATATTAGTCACAACCACAAAAACAAAGGTCGACCGATATGTGTTCTACTCCCCTGAAACACAAATACTACTCACACAATACATTGTAAGACAAAAGATAGATTCTCATATCTTCATCAACCTAACAACCAGAGAACCATTATCGGTTGATCGTGTTCAAAAGATATGCCAGAACCTCCAACAGAAAATTAAAACAAGATACTCGATATCTCCTCATAAATGGAGACACACATTCGCAACCAAGTTTGTCAGTAAAAACGGAAACATGGAAGTACTAAGAATCTTACTAGGTCATACCACCTTGCTAACCACTCAAAAATACCTCCATATCAACGCTGAAAAACTCCGTATGGAGTATGAACGAGTTAACTATCTATCTGGCCTCAGAGCATAA
- a CDS encoding LTA synthase family protein produces MTHIKNYKSYMYVIAYLMLLRVVLLFTVGMDLRPMGLLYDLVVMMFWVGMIAYFISNITGLKVYYIFVVLFGTVFAIVDSVYFDYFGVIFARSSASGIKWLQEGNTLEYNIQIPLVTYLITPLLIGVIYLIITNKKKDVFRFKEMAVLATIFVLQVGLFLFWGNQSFDTKLDYYRSDAFLFETMHDRILYSEKYGYYNYHLLDLTRIRPKADPAAMVQEVDEYFASLPNHTTNDYSDIYSGYNVINIVGETLETRFIDETLTPHLYLMQQNGMVFDNYFTTVFQQGATCNSEYMSITGLSAITTNDWSSNICDAYSENIYPYSMPSQLRDQGYNTYYFHSGYEWFYNRKTMIPNYGYETVKFQEDIYNLGYTEDDFYDRFDTDMMLFVDEYLKYDQPFLMTLLTYSMHGAYNQEEFEIHRDQLDAAYPDNEFDPEIENYMLKLIEFDTLIGDLMDKLDEEGELDNTLFVVYPDHYPYMMNYDTYTEYIDVIDDFHEVMRQELIIYATDMTGDVIHTTGSQIDVTPTIMNMINSSSNFRYFMGTDLLSTDENYVIFADLVITDGTNTLYLDESVEGDDDQLSTLEQALMDRITMLEIQKDLLNSDYFAYKEEFE; encoded by the coding sequence ATGACACACATTAAAAACTATAAATCCTATATGTATGTAATCGCGTATCTGATGTTGTTGCGCGTTGTTTTATTGTTTACTGTTGGAATGGACTTGCGACCGATGGGATTACTATATGACCTTGTTGTCATGATGTTTTGGGTAGGTATGATTGCCTATTTCATCAGTAACATCACCGGGTTAAAAGTGTATTATATATTTGTTGTTCTATTTGGAACCGTGTTTGCGATTGTCGATAGTGTATATTTTGATTATTTTGGTGTCATTTTCGCGAGAAGTAGTGCCAGTGGTATCAAATGGCTTCAAGAAGGAAATACACTCGAATACAACATTCAAATTCCCCTTGTTACTTATTTGATTACCCCGCTATTGATTGGTGTGATCTACCTTATTATAACAAATAAGAAAAAAGATGTCTTTCGTTTTAAAGAAATGGCGGTTTTAGCGACGATATTTGTCTTGCAAGTTGGATTGTTCCTGTTTTGGGGAAATCAATCCTTTGACACCAAACTCGATTACTACCGCAGTGATGCCTTTTTGTTTGAAACGATGCACGATCGCATCTTATATAGTGAGAAGTATGGATACTATAATTACCATTTACTGGATTTAACGCGGATTCGTCCCAAGGCGGATCCTGCAGCAATGGTTCAAGAAGTCGATGAATATTTCGCTTCATTGCCAAATCATACAACCAACGATTATTCCGATATCTACAGTGGGTACAATGTCATCAATATTGTGGGAGAAACATTGGAAACGAGGTTTATTGATGAAACATTGACGCCACATCTCTATTTGATGCAGCAAAATGGGATGGTCTTTGATAACTACTTCACTACCGTCTTCCAACAAGGGGCAACTTGTAATAGCGAATACATGAGTATTACTGGTCTATCTGCGATCACAACCAATGACTGGAGTAGTAATATTTGTGATGCCTATAGTGAGAATATCTATCCGTATTCGATGCCATCACAACTACGAGATCAAGGGTACAATACCTATTATTTCCATAGTGGATACGAATGGTTTTATAACCGCAAAACAATGATACCCAATTATGGATATGAAACGGTGAAGTTTCAAGAAGATATTTATAATCTAGGCTATACTGAAGATGATTTCTATGACCGCTTCGATACCGACATGATGTTATTTGTTGACGAGTATCTCAAGTACGATCAACCGTTCTTGATGACCCTGCTAACCTACTCGATGCATGGTGCCTATAATCAAGAAGAATTTGAAATCCATCGCGATCAACTTGATGCCGCATATCCAGATAATGAATTTGATCCAGAAATTGAGAATTACATGTTGAAATTGATTGAGTTCGATACATTAATCGGTGATCTAATGGATAAACTGGATGAAGAAGGAGAACTGGATAACACATTATTTGTTGTCTATCCCGATCATTATCCATATATGATGAACTACGATACTTATACCGAGTATATTGACGTAATCGATGACTTTCATGAAGTGATGCGCCAAGAGTTGATTATCTATGCAACCGACATGACAGGAGACGTTATCCACACTACGGGTAGTCAAATTGACGTCACTCCAACAATTATGAATATGATTAACAGCAGTTCAAACTTTCGTTACTTCATGGGGACCGATCTTCTTAGTACCGATGAAAACTACGTGATTTTTGCGGATCTTGTTATTACCGATGGAACCAATACATTATACTTGGATGAATCGGTAGAAGGTGATGACGATCAATTATCCACATTGGAACAAGCTCTGATGGACCGGATTACGATGTTAGAAATACAAAAAGATCTTCTCAACAGCGATTATTTTGCTTACAAAGAGGAATTCGAATAA
- a CDS encoding Fur family transcriptional regulator, with the protein MDSREKVFAELRKNNVRITKQRRAIIDVLEDKHLTIQEIYSELKNRGFNNLGTVYNNIDFLLEHKIVTQIFINGKKHYDLTIDEKSHNADSHIHVTCKVNNNIIEINNSSIFDEIKANPIFKDFKISKLQLVVEGVCEHFEKDTCKKDGKCFISTLGKVRN; encoded by the coding sequence ATGGATAGTAGAGAAAAAGTATTTGCAGAGTTACGAAAAAACAATGTACGCATTACCAAACAACGTCGAGCGATCATTGACGTACTAGAAGATAAACACTTAACGATTCAGGAAATTTATTCCGAGCTTAAGAATCGTGGATTTAACAACTTAGGTACCGTATATAATAATATTGATTTCCTTCTTGAGCATAAGATTGTGACTCAGATTTTTATCAATGGTAAAAAACACTACGATTTAACCATCGATGAGAAAAGTCATAACGCCGACTCTCACATTCATGTAACATGTAAAGTAAACAACAATATCATTGAAATCAACAATAGCAGTATCTTTGATGAAATCAAAGCAAATCCAATCTTCAAAGATTTCAAAATCAGCAAACTTCAATTGGTTGTCGAAGGGGTTTGCGAACACTTTGAAAAAGATACCTGTAAAAAAGATGGAAAATGTTTTATCAGTACACTCGGAAAGGTTAGAAATTGA
- a CDS encoding Fic family protein, with product MERMKKLPFNVNLDTIKILKELNLANNSIGELKGVMNLLPNPNIIFSLLAIGESKDSSAIENIITTYEDIYKEMITKKPISKAAKEVNNYKLAMEVGFNELKEKGFISTNTIIRVQEIIEPNKGGIRRLPGTVIKNMDTNEIVHTPPQSERDIRELLKNLEEYLNNETEYDPLVQLALIHFQFESIHPFYDGNGRTGRILNILYLVLKEKINQPILYLSKYIIENKSEYYDLLKSCNQDITNIEKFVSYILMGVHETSKYTVSMVLRINDLINLTKEAMKDRLSEIYSDEIVLHIFSYLYTKNELFRESLSISRPTATKYLKELEREGFLVSERVGKEVVYKNIQLLNIFK from the coding sequence ATGGAAAGAATGAAGAAATTACCATTCAACGTTAACTTAGATACAATAAAGATATTGAAAGAATTAAACTTAGCCAATAATAGCATTGGTGAACTTAAAGGTGTTATGAACCTGCTTCCAAATCCCAACATAATCTTCAGCCTATTAGCAATAGGTGAGTCAAAAGATTCTTCAGCTATCGAAAACATAATTACAACATATGAAGATATTTACAAGGAAATGATTACAAAAAAACCTATTAGTAAGGCAGCTAAAGAGGTAAATAATTATAAGTTGGCTATGGAAGTAGGATTTAACGAACTAAAAGAAAAGGGATTTATAAGCACTAATACGATAATACGAGTTCAAGAAATTATTGAACCTAATAAAGGTGGAATTAGAAGATTACCTGGAACGGTGATAAAAAACATGGATACAAATGAAATTGTTCATACTCCTCCTCAATCAGAAAGAGATATTAGAGAATTATTGAAGAATCTTGAAGAATATCTCAATAATGAAACGGAGTATGATCCTCTTGTTCAGTTAGCGTTGATTCATTTTCAATTTGAAAGTATACATCCTTTTTATGATGGAAATGGTAGAACCGGTAGGATTTTAAACATATTATATCTTGTACTTAAAGAAAAAATAAACCAACCCATATTATATCTAAGTAAATATATTATAGAGAATAAATCCGAGTATTATGATCTTCTTAAATCCTGTAATCAAGATATTACCAATATTGAAAAGTTTGTGTCATATATTTTAATGGGAGTACATGAGACATCTAAGTATACTGTATCAATGGTTTTGAGAATTAATGATTTAATAAATTTAACAAAAGAAGCTATGAAAGATCGATTAAGTGAGATTTATTCTGATGAAATTGTTTTACATATTTTTAGTTATTTATACACCAAAAACGAACTCTTTAGAGAGAGCTTAAGCATTTCTAGACCAACAGCTACTAAGTATCTCAAAGAACTAGAACGAGAAGGATTCTTAGTGTCCGAAAGAGTTGGTAAAGAAGTTGTATATAAGAATATTCAACTGTTAAATATATTTAAATAA
- a CDS encoding helix-turn-helix transcriptional regulator encodes MNVPHAMKELRLKKKKSQKDIAKVLGITRPAYVRYETGNREPGLKVISELAEYYNVPPSVFFISDVKGFNIDKEQNIDKLYQFFQLRLYDMDNLTFLFRARLMEQQEKFAYDKQNDVSEKRFKDFVKALEQIHNDLERVKARLLPVFMPRSFDDVLKEPKLRFEEYKEWARRITS; translated from the coding sequence ATGAATGTTCCACACGCCATGAAAGAACTACGATTGAAAAAGAAGAAGTCTCAGAAAGATATAGCAAAAGTACTAGGAATCACAAGACCTGCATATGTACGATATGAAACTGGAAATAGAGAGCCTGGTTTGAAAGTTATCTCCGAATTAGCAGAATATTACAATGTTCCTCCTAGTGTGTTCTTTATTTCAGATGTGAAAGGATTCAATATTGATAAAGAGCAGAACATCGATAAACTGTATCAGTTTTTTCAACTAAGACTGTACGACATGGACAATCTAACTTTCTTATTTCGTGCAAGACTCATGGAACAACAAGAGAAGTTTGCCTATGATAAACAAAATGATGTTTCCGAGAAACGATTTAAGGATTTTGTCAAAGCACTTGAACAAATCCATAATGATCTAGAACGAGTGAAGGCAAGATTACTACCAGTATTTATGCCAAGAAGTTTTGATGATGTTTTGAAAGAACCGAAATTACGATTTGAAGAGTATAAGGAATGGGCTAGAAGAATAACAAGTTAG
- the feoB gene encoding ferrous iron transport protein B, translated as MIFLLAGNPNTGKSTFFNIMTQSHVHVGNYSGVTVEKRVHHIKHYEGANLVDLPGTYNVCPSGEDEGVVTYSLLHENYNGIINIIDSTHLKRNLHLTIQLLELGVPTLLVLNLKDALKNNGYVIDIDVLSNHLNTSAVSISARENNADEQLKVVDNLKTMRASKALELDYPQPIKWGIQRIHDLLRYDNLQVKKKWLALQILEGNEGIYQFLDLVKVDKIKTVVKEVEQRILDERIAMSLKGAIFNTRREFIQQVVQDSMIQVEHKEHSKYFNQKIDRILTHQGWGIPIFIGLMLLVYQISFGNVLGLGTLLSDWFSIVWDDYVLGYAADALNVIGITGFAQGLVVDGILAGIGGVLVFLPQIIVLFFLLAIMEGTGYMSRVAIVMDRFLSRFGFNGKSIVPIITGFGCTVPAIMATRTISDKKERILTILTIPFVSCSARLPIYLIFVNLFFSQYQALVMMAIYILGIVVMLVSAKLFSLSYFKGSGASFILEVPPYRVPQLRTITYQALEKAKRFVKKAGTFILVGSVVLWLLSNVGPSGIDIDPDQSFLAMVATIIAPIFTPLGFGSWQATSSLISGFLAKEIVVSSLLVLYGGSSGIAASFTTLAALSYVLFASLYIPCISTVATIRSETGSVKWTLFSVVYPFIVAYIVAGLIYGIGFIITSI; from the coding sequence ATGATATTTTTACTCGCTGGTAATCCCAATACGGGGAAAAGTACCTTCTTTAATATCATGACCCAAAGCCACGTCCATGTCGGTAATTATAGTGGTGTCACCGTTGAAAAACGGGTTCACCATATCAAACATTATGAAGGAGCGAACCTCGTTGATCTCCCTGGAACGTATAATGTATGTCCTTCCGGAGAAGATGAAGGTGTTGTCACCTATTCATTACTTCATGAAAACTACAATGGGATTATTAATATTATTGATTCCACCCATTTAAAACGAAACTTACATCTGACAATTCAATTATTGGAACTTGGGGTTCCAACCCTGTTAGTCTTAAACTTGAAAGATGCCTTAAAGAATAATGGATATGTCATCGACATCGATGTACTCAGTAACCATCTGAATACAAGTGCTGTTAGTATATCTGCTCGCGAAAACAATGCCGATGAACAATTAAAGGTTGTCGACAACCTCAAAACAATGCGCGCTTCAAAAGCGTTGGAACTGGATTACCCGCAACCGATCAAATGGGGAATACAACGAATTCATGATTTGTTGCGTTACGACAATCTTCAAGTCAAGAAAAAATGGTTGGCACTTCAGATTCTTGAAGGAAATGAAGGAATTTATCAATTTTTAGATTTGGTGAAAGTAGATAAGATAAAAACCGTTGTCAAAGAAGTCGAACAACGGATTCTCGATGAACGTATTGCGATGAGTCTGAAAGGGGCCATCTTCAATACGAGACGCGAGTTTATCCAACAAGTCGTCCAAGACAGTATGATTCAGGTGGAACATAAAGAACACTCGAAATATTTCAATCAAAAAATCGACCGAATCTTAACTCACCAAGGCTGGGGTATCCCGATTTTTATCGGATTGATGTTACTGGTGTATCAAATCAGTTTTGGTAATGTCCTGGGACTTGGAACACTTCTTAGCGATTGGTTTAGTATTGTTTGGGATGATTATGTCCTCGGGTATGCCGCAGATGCACTGAATGTAATTGGGATTACTGGATTTGCTCAAGGATTGGTTGTCGATGGAATCCTCGCCGGGATTGGTGGGGTATTGGTGTTTTTACCTCAAATCATCGTCTTATTCTTCTTATTGGCGATTATGGAAGGAACGGGATACATGTCCCGGGTCGCAATCGTTATGGATCGGTTCTTAAGTCGCTTTGGTTTCAACGGAAAGAGTATTGTTCCGATTATCACCGGATTCGGGTGTACCGTTCCCGCAATTATGGCAACGCGAACCATTAGTGACAAGAAAGAACGAATCTTAACGATTCTCACGATTCCTTTCGTCTCTTGTAGTGCACGATTACCAATCTATTTAATCTTTGTCAATCTATTCTTCAGCCAATATCAAGCCCTTGTGATGATGGCGATTTACATCCTTGGTATTGTCGTCATGCTTGTTAGTGCCAAATTATTCAGCTTAAGTTATTTCAAAGGCAGTGGAGCCAGTTTTATTTTAGAGGTACCACCGTACCGCGTACCACAACTTCGCACAATCACGTATCAAGCCCTTGAAAAAGCAAAACGATTTGTCAAAAAAGCTGGAACGTTTATTTTAGTGGGTAGTGTGGTATTATGGCTGTTAAGTAATGTTGGACCATCGGGAATTGACATTGATCCCGATCAGAGTTTTTTGGCGATGGTCGCCACAATCATTGCTCCTATCTTTACACCACTTGGATTTGGAAGTTGGCAAGCTACCAGTAGTTTAATCAGTGGTTTCTTAGCAAAAGAGATTGTCGTTTCAAGTTTGTTGGTACTGTATGGCGGGAGCAGTGGTATTGCTGCATCGTTTACCACACTAGCGGCATTATCCTATGTTCTGTTTGCTAGTTTATACATTCCTTGTATCTCAACGGTTGCCACAATTCGCAGTGAAACAGGATCGGTAAAATGGACTTTGTTCAGTGTCGTGTATCCATTTATTGTTGCCTACATTGTCGCGGGACTCATTTATGGAATTGGGTTCATCATAACAAGTATATAA